The Pseudomonadota bacterium genome window below encodes:
- the scpB gene encoding SMC-Scp complex subunit ScpB, which yields MELKRIIEAVLFVSGKPVTLKGLNKRLESCSMADIEGTVKELMSEYNYSERAIEIVEVSGGYQMRTKIDFKEWVKRFVKEKDVELTKSVLEALAIIAYRQPITKREVDALRGVDSSRAIKQLLERKFIEIAGRNEEIGKPIVFRTTNRFLEVYGLMCLEDLPTIKELEVLEK from the coding sequence AGGATTATAGAAGCGGTTCTTTTTGTGTCCGGTAAACCTGTAACGCTGAAAGGGCTCAATAAGAGGCTTGAAAGCTGTTCTATGGCAGATATTGAAGGGACTGTTAAAGAACTGATGTCTGAATACAACTACTCGGAAAGGGCAATAGAGATAGTCGAAGTATCAGGCGGCTACCAGATGAGAACGAAAATAGATTTTAAAGAATGGGTAAAAAGGTTTGTAAAAGAAAAAGATGTTGAATTAACGAAATCTGTACTTGAAGCGCTTGCAATTATTGCTTACAGACAGCCTATAACAAAAAGGGAGGTGGATGCTTTAAGGGGGGTAGACTCATCGCGTGCCATTAAGCAACTGCTTGAAAGAAAATTTATCGAAATTGCAGGAAGAAACGAAGAGATCGGAAAACCTATTGTTTTCAGAACAACGAACAGATTTCTTGAAGTATATGGACTAATGTGTTTAGAAGATTTACCGACAATAAAAGAGTTGGAAGTATTAGAAAAATAG